A stretch of Aedes aegypti strain LVP_AGWG chromosome 2, AaegL5.0 Primary Assembly, whole genome shotgun sequence DNA encodes these proteins:
- the LOC5565563 gene encoding KAT8 regulatory NSL complex subunit 2 isoform X2, with product MMQNQNNPNPPRKMSNPRGGQQRTRPYQQHHSRKNSGAPSAVSGGGRIAASSSHHRSTVPNVIDQEKALRNQIHMEIEKKSKACSNQSYECTLPRLEQYNYCKRHILQDTRAPYKQCAFFFASNGKRCLEPAPKYDNKKDYGTNYCFEHSRLTQLTKTKSTIGKYTPLETTETLLHNLSHHVKVDKAKQQSQQQHQHQLANCSSALKITVHDDEEEGDLDVVTPSVDPFVDIDVPTINDSARVVLDYASDSSTDEDATLVGNTWRGYDMDNSDNESVDSQNEDLLKHAGIYTAEEATMITKEKLIRLQTLYIDQFHRLQHVLKEKRRRYLHEVRREREQYCSIHDQVKDSPKERKLYEKLKALDHYHRKYGMDAILHRKYLEKRAKATEGLHQKVPQHPKCAFTEGGVKCGERTLPCCKFCRKHILEDKKQVLFKSCGVEKSGVVCQEPLANIFEDATCYLHVELPAQKTFTKKKYESESEGEEDLQSQEIKREPLSEPKLEKHSPSQSSSTTATAAETEDQEVSSEPPLVEHNITIAHDVEPPSLEDSLPVSVIAKPIPIEKPNQTEEPEKEQPEATPPEKDPVPEVAPVVDAQEPKADPVEKMAE from the exons AtgatgcagaatcaaaacaatcCA AATCCCCCCAGGAAGATGAGCAATCCTCGCGGCGGGCAGCAGAGAACTCGGCCGTATCAACAGCACCATTCGAGGAAGAATTCCGGAGCGCCATCAGCAGTATCGGGAGGAGGACGAATCGCGGCGTCATCAAGCCACCATCGCAGTACAGTTCCAAACGTAATCGATCAGGAAAAGGCACTGCGTAATCAGATTCACATGGAGATCGAAAAGAAGTCGAAAGCCTGTTCCAATCAGTCCTACGAGTGTACGCTTCCGCGTCTGGAGCAGTACAATTACTGCAAGCGTCATATTCTCCAGGATACCCGCGCCCCTTACAAGCAGTGCGCATTCTTTTTTGCGTCGAATGGAAAACGTTGCTTGGAACCGGCTCCAAAGTATGACAACAAGAAGGACTACGGGACGAATTACTGTTTCGAACACAGCCGGCTGACGCAGCTGACCAAAACCAAATCTACCATCGGGAAGTACACACCGCTGGAAACGACCGAAACACTCCTACACAATCTCTCCCACCATGTCAAGGTGGACAAGGCGAAGCAGCAAAGTCAACAACAGCACCAGCATCAGCTTGCCAATTGCTCGTCGGCGCTGAAGATCACGGTCCACGATGACGAGGAAGAGGGCGACCTGGACGTTGTTACCCCTTCGGTGGATCCGTTTG TCGACATCGATGTGCCGACGATCAACGATTCGGCTCGCGTTGTCCTGGACTATGCTTCGGATAGCAGTACTGATGAAGACGCCACTCTGGTGGGAAACACCTGGCGAGGGTACGATATGGACAATTCGGACAATGAGAGCGTCGATTCACAGAACGAAGATCTGCTGAAACATGCCGGAATCTACACGGCCGAGGAAGCCACAATGATAACGAAAGAGAAGTTGATCCGGCTTCAGACGCTGTACATTGATCAGTTTCATCGTCTGCAGCACGTTTTGAAGGAGAAACGACGGCGATATCTTCACGAGGTGCGTCGCGAACGGGAACAGTATTGCAGTATCCACGATCAGGTGAAGGATTCCCCAAAGGAGCGTAAGCTGTACGAGAAGTTGAAAGCTTTGGATCATTATCATCGGAAATATGGGATGGATGCTATCCTGCACCGGAAATATCTGGAAAAGCGCGCCAAAGCTACCGAAGGGCTGCACCAGAAAGTTCCGCAACATCCGAAGTGTGCATTTACCGAGGGAGGCGTCAAGTGTGGCGAGCGAACTCTTCCATGCTGCAAATTCTGCCGGAAACATATCCTCGAGGATAAGAAACAAGTGTTATTCAAATCCTGTGGAGTCGAGAAGAGTGGCGTCGTGTGTCAAGAGCCTTTGGCAAACATCTTTGAGGATGCCACTTGCTACCTACATGTAGAACTTCCTGCCCAGAAAACATTTACCAAAAAGAAATATGAATCCGAGTCGGAAGGGGAAGAAGACCTGCAGTCGCAGGAGATCAAAAGAGAGCCGCTGTCGGAACCAAAGCTCGAAAAACATTCCCCTTCGCAGTCGTCCAGCACCACCGCGACAGCAGCCGAAACCGAGGATCAGGAAGTGTCCTCCGAGCCCCCGCTGGTCGAGCACAACATTACCATCGCTCACGACGTGGAACCGCCAAGCCTCGAGGACTCCCTTCCCGTGAGTGTAATTGCCAAGCCGATCCCAATAGAAAAACCCAACCAAACGGAGGAACCCGAAAAGGAACAGCCGGAAGCGACGCCCCCCGAAAAAGACCCAGTGCCGGAGGTTGCTCCGGTGGTCGACGCCCAGGAACCGAAAGCCGATCCAGTCGAGAAGATGGCCGAGTGA
- the LOC5565563 gene encoding KAT8 regulatory NSL complex subunit 2 isoform X1: MMQNQNNPLCDSFTPKNPPRKMSNPRGGQQRTRPYQQHHSRKNSGAPSAVSGGGRIAASSSHHRSTVPNVIDQEKALRNQIHMEIEKKSKACSNQSYECTLPRLEQYNYCKRHILQDTRAPYKQCAFFFASNGKRCLEPAPKYDNKKDYGTNYCFEHSRLTQLTKTKSTIGKYTPLETTETLLHNLSHHVKVDKAKQQSQQQHQHQLANCSSALKITVHDDEEEGDLDVVTPSVDPFVDIDVPTINDSARVVLDYASDSSTDEDATLVGNTWRGYDMDNSDNESVDSQNEDLLKHAGIYTAEEATMITKEKLIRLQTLYIDQFHRLQHVLKEKRRRYLHEVRREREQYCSIHDQVKDSPKERKLYEKLKALDHYHRKYGMDAILHRKYLEKRAKATEGLHQKVPQHPKCAFTEGGVKCGERTLPCCKFCRKHILEDKKQVLFKSCGVEKSGVVCQEPLANIFEDATCYLHVELPAQKTFTKKKYESESEGEEDLQSQEIKREPLSEPKLEKHSPSQSSSTTATAAETEDQEVSSEPPLVEHNITIAHDVEPPSLEDSLPVSVIAKPIPIEKPNQTEEPEKEQPEATPPEKDPVPEVAPVVDAQEPKADPVEKMAE, encoded by the exons AtgatgcagaatcaaaacaatcCA CTATGTGATTCTTTTACTCCCAAGAATCCCCCCAGGAAGATGAGCAATCCTCGCGGCGGGCAGCAGAGAACTCGGCCGTATCAACAGCACCATTCGAGGAAGAATTCCGGAGCGCCATCAGCAGTATCGGGAGGAGGACGAATCGCGGCGTCATCAAGCCACCATCGCAGTACAGTTCCAAACGTAATCGATCAGGAAAAGGCACTGCGTAATCAGATTCACATGGAGATCGAAAAGAAGTCGAAAGCCTGTTCCAATCAGTCCTACGAGTGTACGCTTCCGCGTCTGGAGCAGTACAATTACTGCAAGCGTCATATTCTCCAGGATACCCGCGCCCCTTACAAGCAGTGCGCATTCTTTTTTGCGTCGAATGGAAAACGTTGCTTGGAACCGGCTCCAAAGTATGACAACAAGAAGGACTACGGGACGAATTACTGTTTCGAACACAGCCGGCTGACGCAGCTGACCAAAACCAAATCTACCATCGGGAAGTACACACCGCTGGAAACGACCGAAACACTCCTACACAATCTCTCCCACCATGTCAAGGTGGACAAGGCGAAGCAGCAAAGTCAACAACAGCACCAGCATCAGCTTGCCAATTGCTCGTCGGCGCTGAAGATCACGGTCCACGATGACGAGGAAGAGGGCGACCTGGACGTTGTTACCCCTTCGGTGGATCCGTTTG TCGACATCGATGTGCCGACGATCAACGATTCGGCTCGCGTTGTCCTGGACTATGCTTCGGATAGCAGTACTGATGAAGACGCCACTCTGGTGGGAAACACCTGGCGAGGGTACGATATGGACAATTCGGACAATGAGAGCGTCGATTCACAGAACGAAGATCTGCTGAAACATGCCGGAATCTACACGGCCGAGGAAGCCACAATGATAACGAAAGAGAAGTTGATCCGGCTTCAGACGCTGTACATTGATCAGTTTCATCGTCTGCAGCACGTTTTGAAGGAGAAACGACGGCGATATCTTCACGAGGTGCGTCGCGAACGGGAACAGTATTGCAGTATCCACGATCAGGTGAAGGATTCCCCAAAGGAGCGTAAGCTGTACGAGAAGTTGAAAGCTTTGGATCATTATCATCGGAAATATGGGATGGATGCTATCCTGCACCGGAAATATCTGGAAAAGCGCGCCAAAGCTACCGAAGGGCTGCACCAGAAAGTTCCGCAACATCCGAAGTGTGCATTTACCGAGGGAGGCGTCAAGTGTGGCGAGCGAACTCTTCCATGCTGCAAATTCTGCCGGAAACATATCCTCGAGGATAAGAAACAAGTGTTATTCAAATCCTGTGGAGTCGAGAAGAGTGGCGTCGTGTGTCAAGAGCCTTTGGCAAACATCTTTGAGGATGCCACTTGCTACCTACATGTAGAACTTCCTGCCCAGAAAACATTTACCAAAAAGAAATATGAATCCGAGTCGGAAGGGGAAGAAGACCTGCAGTCGCAGGAGATCAAAAGAGAGCCGCTGTCGGAACCAAAGCTCGAAAAACATTCCCCTTCGCAGTCGTCCAGCACCACCGCGACAGCAGCCGAAACCGAGGATCAGGAAGTGTCCTCCGAGCCCCCGCTGGTCGAGCACAACATTACCATCGCTCACGACGTGGAACCGCCAAGCCTCGAGGACTCCCTTCCCGTGAGTGTAATTGCCAAGCCGATCCCAATAGAAAAACCCAACCAAACGGAGGAACCCGAAAAGGAACAGCCGGAAGCGACGCCCCCCGAAAAAGACCCAGTGCCGGAGGTTGCTCCGGTGGTCGACGCCCAGGAACCGAAAGCCGATCCAGTCGAGAAGATGGCCGAGTGA
- the LOC5565563 gene encoding KAT8 regulatory NSL complex subunit 2 isoform X3, with product MSNPRGGQQRTRPYQQHHSRKNSGAPSAVSGGGRIAASSSHHRSTVPNVIDQEKALRNQIHMEIEKKSKACSNQSYECTLPRLEQYNYCKRHILQDTRAPYKQCAFFFASNGKRCLEPAPKYDNKKDYGTNYCFEHSRLTQLTKTKSTIGKYTPLETTETLLHNLSHHVKVDKAKQQSQQQHQHQLANCSSALKITVHDDEEEGDLDVVTPSVDPFVDIDVPTINDSARVVLDYASDSSTDEDATLVGNTWRGYDMDNSDNESVDSQNEDLLKHAGIYTAEEATMITKEKLIRLQTLYIDQFHRLQHVLKEKRRRYLHEVRREREQYCSIHDQVKDSPKERKLYEKLKALDHYHRKYGMDAILHRKYLEKRAKATEGLHQKVPQHPKCAFTEGGVKCGERTLPCCKFCRKHILEDKKQVLFKSCGVEKSGVVCQEPLANIFEDATCYLHVELPAQKTFTKKKYESESEGEEDLQSQEIKREPLSEPKLEKHSPSQSSSTTATAAETEDQEVSSEPPLVEHNITIAHDVEPPSLEDSLPVSVIAKPIPIEKPNQTEEPEKEQPEATPPEKDPVPEVAPVVDAQEPKADPVEKMAE from the exons ATGAGCAATCCTCGCGGCGGGCAGCAGAGAACTCGGCCGTATCAACAGCACCATTCGAGGAAGAATTCCGGAGCGCCATCAGCAGTATCGGGAGGAGGACGAATCGCGGCGTCATCAAGCCACCATCGCAGTACAGTTCCAAACGTAATCGATCAGGAAAAGGCACTGCGTAATCAGATTCACATGGAGATCGAAAAGAAGTCGAAAGCCTGTTCCAATCAGTCCTACGAGTGTACGCTTCCGCGTCTGGAGCAGTACAATTACTGCAAGCGTCATATTCTCCAGGATACCCGCGCCCCTTACAAGCAGTGCGCATTCTTTTTTGCGTCGAATGGAAAACGTTGCTTGGAACCGGCTCCAAAGTATGACAACAAGAAGGACTACGGGACGAATTACTGTTTCGAACACAGCCGGCTGACGCAGCTGACCAAAACCAAATCTACCATCGGGAAGTACACACCGCTGGAAACGACCGAAACACTCCTACACAATCTCTCCCACCATGTCAAGGTGGACAAGGCGAAGCAGCAAAGTCAACAACAGCACCAGCATCAGCTTGCCAATTGCTCGTCGGCGCTGAAGATCACGGTCCACGATGACGAGGAAGAGGGCGACCTGGACGTTGTTACCCCTTCGGTGGATCCGTTTG TCGACATCGATGTGCCGACGATCAACGATTCGGCTCGCGTTGTCCTGGACTATGCTTCGGATAGCAGTACTGATGAAGACGCCACTCTGGTGGGAAACACCTGGCGAGGGTACGATATGGACAATTCGGACAATGAGAGCGTCGATTCACAGAACGAAGATCTGCTGAAACATGCCGGAATCTACACGGCCGAGGAAGCCACAATGATAACGAAAGAGAAGTTGATCCGGCTTCAGACGCTGTACATTGATCAGTTTCATCGTCTGCAGCACGTTTTGAAGGAGAAACGACGGCGATATCTTCACGAGGTGCGTCGCGAACGGGAACAGTATTGCAGTATCCACGATCAGGTGAAGGATTCCCCAAAGGAGCGTAAGCTGTACGAGAAGTTGAAAGCTTTGGATCATTATCATCGGAAATATGGGATGGATGCTATCCTGCACCGGAAATATCTGGAAAAGCGCGCCAAAGCTACCGAAGGGCTGCACCAGAAAGTTCCGCAACATCCGAAGTGTGCATTTACCGAGGGAGGCGTCAAGTGTGGCGAGCGAACTCTTCCATGCTGCAAATTCTGCCGGAAACATATCCTCGAGGATAAGAAACAAGTGTTATTCAAATCCTGTGGAGTCGAGAAGAGTGGCGTCGTGTGTCAAGAGCCTTTGGCAAACATCTTTGAGGATGCCACTTGCTACCTACATGTAGAACTTCCTGCCCAGAAAACATTTACCAAAAAGAAATATGAATCCGAGTCGGAAGGGGAAGAAGACCTGCAGTCGCAGGAGATCAAAAGAGAGCCGCTGTCGGAACCAAAGCTCGAAAAACATTCCCCTTCGCAGTCGTCCAGCACCACCGCGACAGCAGCCGAAACCGAGGATCAGGAAGTGTCCTCCGAGCCCCCGCTGGTCGAGCACAACATTACCATCGCTCACGACGTGGAACCGCCAAGCCTCGAGGACTCCCTTCCCGTGAGTGTAATTGCCAAGCCGATCCCAATAGAAAAACCCAACCAAACGGAGGAACCCGAAAAGGAACAGCCGGAAGCGACGCCCCCCGAAAAAGACCCAGTGCCGGAGGTTGCTCCGGTGGTCGACGCCCAGGAACCGAAAGCCGATCCAGTCGAGAAGATGGCCGAGTGA